The Acanthopagrus latus isolate v.2019 chromosome 11, fAcaLat1.1, whole genome shotgun sequence genome segment CTTGAGCTATAACGCCCGGCACATGGTCTCCCCGGAGCAAGTGGCACTGCGGGACTATCACCCACGAATCCGCAGGAGGATCCCCTGTGGCAccagaaaaataagaaaaggtACAAGAATTTGTTCAACTAATACTAATTACAATTAATGACTAACAACACAAAGGGTTTTTATTGTAATGTCTTTACTGCATGGGAatggccacttgggggcagtggACAAAACCCCAAACACAACTAGACATATAACCTTCATGTTGATATGGCAAACCTGTTAGCAAACAGTTTATTTGCTTATCCAGCAGTTGGTCTttgagctctgtttttggtATCTGCCAACTCCAGatggaaatatctggctctttatcTGCTCAATGCTGCACACTGTTCACCAGCCAGTctctaactttgtctgtctgctatTTGAGGCTGAGAAGGTAGTGTAAACAGTACAGTGTATTATAAATTTAAGCTTGGTGTTTTCTTTCGTTAAATCTTCTATGACACACTATATCCTATTTTACAGCTGTTAAGCCAGAAACACAAGAAGAGCACACATGTCCACTGTGCTGCGGCTGGTTTGATACGAAGACGGGCCTCTCCAACCATGTGAGGGGACATCTGAAACGAATTGGAAGAAGTTTCACCAGCACTAGTAAATCCCCGCTGTGCATCCTAAATGAACTCCTCCAAGACAAAATGGAGCATCAGAACATCCTGCAGGTGCTCAGCAAGAGCCAATATCCCTCAAGATCCTTTGTCCCCCCAAAACTCCGCAGCAGCAAGGACCTGGTCCTGATGAGCACGGGCATCCCAGTGAAAATcaagcaggagaggaggagtccACATCCCATGTCGGACAGCTTTGTACCAAAACAGGAGGCAGAGGCCTTCTCAGACAGGAAGAAGCTTCCAGTAGAAGCAAAAAGAGGCAGCAAGGCTTCTTCAAGCACTTTAGTTGAACTGCTGAAGATGAGACAGGAAAGTTTGGAGCTGACAGCAAGGAACAACCAGGAAGTTTATGCAAGCAGGAAGCTCTGTGATTTGACCAAAGAATACATGGAGGAAACACAGATAACCGGTGTGGGACCGACCTGGACTCATGGTAAGGAGACTTGGCAAATAGAGTAATTGTGAACATTGGTACTTGGCAGAGgaacatatatatgtatgtaagaCCCTTAACAGTTACATTTATCCCTCTCCTCACATGGCATGATgacacattacattttacactttacacTTCATCAGATTAATGTAGTTAAAGTTGATACGAGCCTGTAGTATATGAATATGATTGTTCCAGATGCTTGATAGGAAGCTGTCCTGCTGTGCTGTTTAATTTGAACTGGCGATTGGAATGTTTTACCTCTGTTATCAAAGATTTGGCCGTGATAAAATTTGACAATGCAGCTTTGACAACTAGaatcaaacatatttatttttccctttatcACATATTTATCTTTGCTTTATTGTAGAGAACTCCACTGTTTATTGTCGATACTCAAGTGCACTATTTAGTCCAGTTACCATTAGACACTAACATCCAGTCCTCTGATTTTCATCTATAatttattacatattttcaGTGGCTCTTTACTGCAGGCAGAAGCTCGTTAAACAATGTGAGAATAGTTCACAATCATTTGAtttgtgaggggaaaaaaacaaaagcaaataaaaaacagctacATTTAGATTTCAGTGCTTTTGAAGTTGATATTAAAAAGTCATGAGATCCTCTTGATGTTTAGTTGGAAGCCCATCATCCGTGTTTACACAATTTCGTTTAATGTTTGTCCAAATCAAACTTTGACTCAGGCACTGAAAAAGATGTTGGTAAAGATTTACAATCAGATTGCACTGAGTGGTATGGCGCCCAACGTTATTGTACTTTTACAGTGGCACCTGTGTTATACTGTCCTACTAAAGATAGCGTTCTGCTGTAGGTGTCCTGTACTGAAAACTGATTTACACTACAGTCCACAGGGTGTTAAtgataatacattttcatcatgagCTGCAGTCGTACTAACACCTCAAGTCCAAGACAACTCACAAATTAGCCTTTCACAATGAAGACTAATGTaatctttaaatatatatattctttctGTTATGATATTTTCTATCTGTGGGAAGTTGTTCTCAGTTCTTCATTAAGctaaagtcaaaatgaaaagtgaaatcaGATTCTTTTAATTTCACGATAACCACTGAACCATCCCAGTTCTGAACATGGTGCATAGCAGTGTCGTTGCACGCTTTCTGTCATTGGACtaacagtgattttttttttttttggtgtggtTTATGAATCCTCTGTGACTCTTGCGAGGTGGTGGTATGTGAAAATAGCCCCCCTAAAGACTCAGAATTGTGTTAAACTTCACCAGTAACACTTTTCAAACGGGGAAGTGCAAATCAGATGCTCGGAATGAAACCAGGTGGAGGAAGGCTTTGGAAGCACGCTGGGAGTAACAGTTTTGGTTGATAATAAAATTACTGTATGAACTCAAACACTATCCTTCAGTGCCTTTCTCCTTAAATACGAAACTATCTAACTTCTGATGATCTTCTATTTGAGACCTAAGTATCAGCTAAATTGTATTAAAATGAACGTCATCCAATCAAATTTTCCATTAGATCTTAAAGATTAAGTAAATGGCAAATGTAATCACATAATTTCAACCTAAATGTCTTGATCCATCTGCCTTATTCTTTTTgagtttaatttcattttcccatgtttctgtctttcagaaGAATATGATCCAAATAAGATTTGTATTCAATGCAACGGCACCTTCCCCAGGCTTCCTGGACATTTTCGAGCCTATGCACACAGGAAGAGACTTGGCATTTTTGAAGAGCCTGGTATGTTTCAGACAATATCCAAAAAtagaatgtgaataaaaacacatgtgtCTCCTGTGCCATAAAACTGGGGTTTGAGAACAGGAATCAAGTGGCACAAACTGTGGTACCGaattaaagaagaaatattCCAAATGATGCATCGGTAGACAACAGATGAATTACTCGACATTTCTAGTCAGCACCAGTTGTCAGTAGTGAATCATAGTTTGtctttgggattttttttatttattccatgtGTCAGTGATAACTCAATACATTCCCTCAGATAAAGCAGTgcaatgttttgtctttttaggCTACGATTATAAACAGAAGAAACCAAGACCAAGGCCTGGGCTGAAAAAGAAGATTTTACCCTCCTTGAATGCTGAGATCTACACACTCACCTGCAGGTACATTGAAAGCAAGGTTAGATATGTAACCACGAGTCTCTCAGTGAA includes the following:
- the znf644b gene encoding zinc finger protein 644 isoform X10 — protein: MMTLLLNLIHQPDNEASVLGKIAESIATMSNLKPNAQEDKDVESVSDSPGRTLEPLQSHTFSLKNNAAAVKPETQEEHTCPLCCGWFDTKTGLSNHVRGHLKRIGRSFTSTSKSPLCILNELLQDKMEHQNILQVLSKSQYPSRSFVPPKLRSSKDLVLMSTGIPVKIKQERRSPHPMSDSFVPKQEAEAFSDRKKLPVEAKRGSKASSSTLVELLKMRQESLELTARNNQEVYASRKLCDLTKEYMEETQITGVGPTWTHEEYDPNKICIQCNGTFPRLPGHFRAYAHRKRLGIFEEPGYDYKQKKPRPRPGLKKKILPSLNAEIYTLTCRFCDLVFQGPLSVQEDWIKHLQRHLLHTRVPHSGTGMVEVLGPHHKKQIGTSVSLAAVIRGSGPLIMTCPLASYSEVPQTACGRKGGGREKKKKAEKSIGFHYLVGQCHWSVNDPVTAEVQG